The following nucleotide sequence is from Peribacillus sp. ACCC06369.
AAAATAAAGTCACTCCCGAGTTAGCATTGATTTTATTGATGACACTCTCTAACGTGTCGTCCGCATTAAGGGTAAGCGTATACGGTTTTTCCACTGTTACTCCATCTTTTACTTCCGTATCAAAACCGCCATCTTTATTGATGGCCAGTATCGTAATTTCTTGAGGTGTCTTGAAGCCCAATTCCGATAGTTTCTTTTTGGAGTCAGTAACAGCTGATTTCTCCGTACTGGTCATGCTTGCTGATTTGGCAAGCCCGATCACCTTTATATTGCCAGTAAAATCACTGGCCGAGTTCACATTTTTCACGGATATTGCATCTGGATTCGATACCGACACCTTCTTTTTAATGAAGGATGACTGCTTCCCGATTCCATCACGAATGAGAGTATCCAATTCTGATAAAGATGTATTCATCGAGCGGTAATCATCCCGCTGCCACTCGGAAGACTGCTTTTTCTGTGTTAATTTATCCAATGGCACCCGTTCTGCCTGCATCATGCTCTTAACTAGTTCATCAATGTCCATTCCACTTGCTAAACCACTGATTCGTACCAAAATTGTTCACCGCCTATATGTTTTCATCCACCATGATCCCGACAAACTCCGTCATTGCCGCGTAGAAATCCAGCAACTTCTTAGGAGGGATCTCCCGAATCGTCTCATCCGTTACGTCATCCACAACCTTGACATAATACTCATTCAGCTTCTCATGATACTCAAAACGAACAGCCGTATGTGTTGGATCCAGGAAAGTGTTCAAACTATCCACCACTTCCTGAACCTTTTACTTTGTAGGCTCATCAGTAGATTCCGCACTTTGCTCTGAATAGGCAAGCGTATTCATTTCCCGCTGATAATATGAACTGATTCCCTCTGAGATGGCTATTCTAAGTTGTGAGGAAAGAATATTCATGGACAAATTATCCAACATCTAAATAGCCTCCAATATGATATCTTTACTTTTTATATCGGTAATTACAGTCTTATATTTAGTCCCTCTAGGATTTGTTTGCGACTAAAGATGTTCATGAACATCTTTACATTCCCTATGAAAAGGGATTCTACCATATTCATATCTGTTTCTATTACTCTTATAATACAAAAAAGACCCCAGAAACAATCTGGAGTCTTATTGAATAACGAATAAAAATTAACGCAGTAATTGAAGAACACCCTGCGGTTGCTGATTTGCTTGAGCTAACATTGCTTGAGAAGCTTGAGACAAAATAGAATTCTTAGTTTGAGTCATCATTTCTTTTGCCATATCCACATCACGAATACGAGATTCAGAAGCAGTTAAATTTTCTGACGAAGTGCTTAAGTTATTAATAGTATGTTCTAAACGATTTTGAGTAGCCCCTAATTTAGAACGTTGTGTTGAAACTGTTTCGATTGCTGTATTAATTAATGCAATCGCATCATTAGCGCCAGTTTGAGTTTTAATATCAAGTCCAACAGTACTAGCTTCATCTGTCCCAGTAGCAACTCCAAGTTTAGTTGCGTCCATTGCATCGATAGTTACTGTTAAGCTTTGATCTTTGTTAGCACCGATTTGGAAAGTGAAATCGCCACTTCCATCAAGTAGTTTTTGAGTATTGAATTCTGTAGTCGAAGAAATTCGAGTGATTTCTTTTGCTAATTGATCAAATTCATCTTGTACTGATTGACGATCAGCTTCAACGTTTGTATCATTGCCAGATTGAACAGCTAATTCACGCATGCGTTGAAGAATATCATGAGTTTCGTTTAAAGCGCCTTCTGCAGTTTGGATAAGTGAAATACCATCTTGAGAGTTACGAGTAGCTTGATCCAAACCGCGAATCTGCCCACGCATTTTTTCCGAAATTGCAAGACCTGCTGCGTCATCTGCTGCTGAGTTAATACGAAGACCAGAAGATAATTTTTCCATAGATTTAGATTGTGCATTGGTTGCACTTGATAATTGACGGTGCGTGTTTAGAGCTGAGATATTGTGATTGATGATCATTTATGTTTCCTCCTTGAGTTTTAAGTTCCCACATCCATGTGGTTGTTTACGATGGGAAGTGTATAAGTCGGCCGCCTATTTCACTGCCCTTCGTTGTATTTTATATCGACCTGCTTGGAAACATATTTAGCGGATATTAATACTTTTTGTTGAAAAATTCATTTATATTTTTCAGTAGATTGG
It contains:
- the hag gene encoding flagellin Hag, which produces MIINHNISALNTHRQLSSATNAQSKSMEKLSSGLRINSAADDAAGLAISEKMRGQIRGLDQATRNSQDGISLIQTAEGALNETHDILQRMRELAVQSGNDTNVEADRQSVQDEFDQLAKEITRISSTTEFNTQKLLDGSGDFTFQIGANKDQSLTVTIDAMDATKLGVATGTDEASTVGLDIKTQTGANDAIALINTAIETVSTQRSKLGATQNRLEHTINNLSTSSENLTASESRIRDVDMAKEMMTQTKNSILSQASQAMLAQANQQPQGVLQLLR
- the flaG gene encoding flagellar protein FlaG; the encoded protein is MVDSLNTFLDPTHTAVRFEYHEKLNEYYVKVVDDVTDETIREIPPKKLLDFYAAMTEFVGIMVDENI